A stretch of Pseudomonas sp. LRP2-20 DNA encodes these proteins:
- a CDS encoding MdtB/MuxB family multidrug efflux RND transporter permease subunit → MNLSRLFILRPVATTLTMLAIVLAGLIAYKLLPVSALPQVDYPTIRVMTLYPGASPQVMTSAVTAPLERQFGQMPGLEQMASTSSGGASVLTLRFSLDMNMDVAEQQVQAAINAASNLLPSDLPAPPVYNKVNPADTPVLTLAISSKTLPLPKLNDLVDTRVAQKLAQISGVGMVSIAGGQRQAVRIKVNVDALAANGLNLEDVRTLIGASNVNQPKGNFDGPTRVSMLDANDQLRSPEEYANLILAYNNGAPLRLKDVAEIVDGAENERLAAWANQNQAVLLNIQRQPGANVIEVVDRIKQLLPSITDNLPAGLDVSVLTDRTQTIRAAVKDVQHELLIAIVLVVMVTFVFLRRFSATIIPSIAVPLSLIGTFGVMYLAGFSVNNLTLMALTIATGFVVDDAIVMLENISRHIEEGETPLQAALKGAKQIGFTLISLTFSLIAVLIPLLFMADVVGRLFREFAITLAVAILISLVVSLTLTPMMCARLLKREPKEDEQGRFYRASGAWIDWMIEHYGRGLQWVLKHQPLTLLVAVATLALTVLLYLVVPKGFFPVQDTGVIQGISEAPQSTSFAAMSERQQALSKVILQDPAVQSLSSYIGVDGDNATLNSGRLLINLKPHGERDVTAGEVISRLQPQLDKLVGIRLFMQPVQDLSIEDRVSRTQYQFSLSSPDADLLAQWSGKLVHALQQRPELQDVASDLQDKGLQVYLVIDRDMASRLGISVSQITNALYDAFGQRQISTIYTQASQYRVVLQSQDAAVIGPQALESIHVKATDGGQVRLSALARIEQRQAQLAISHIGQFPAVTLSFNLAHGASLGEAVKVIEQVQQDIGMPLGVQTRFQGAAEAFQASLSSTLLLILAAVVTMYIVLGVLYESYIHPVTILSTLPSAAVGALLALILSGNDLGMIAIIGIILLIGIVKKNAIMMIDFALEAERNQGMSPQDAIYQAALLRFRPILMTTLAALFGAVPLMLATGSGAELRQPLGLVMVGGLLVSQVLTLFTTPVIYLYFDRLARRWRPAADAQQAEA, encoded by the coding sequence CCAGCGCGGTGACCGCCCCGCTGGAGCGCCAGTTCGGCCAGATGCCGGGCCTGGAACAGATGGCCTCGACCAGCTCCGGCGGCGCCTCGGTACTGACCCTGCGCTTCAGCCTGGACATGAACATGGACGTCGCCGAGCAACAGGTGCAGGCCGCGATCAACGCCGCCAGCAACCTGCTGCCCAGCGACTTGCCGGCGCCGCCGGTGTACAACAAGGTCAACCCGGCCGACACCCCGGTGCTGACCCTGGCCATTTCCAGCAAGACCCTGCCGCTGCCCAAGCTCAACGACCTGGTCGACACCCGCGTGGCGCAGAAGCTCGCGCAGATCAGCGGCGTGGGCATGGTCAGCATCGCCGGCGGCCAGCGCCAGGCAGTGCGGATCAAGGTCAACGTCGATGCGCTGGCCGCCAACGGCCTCAACCTGGAGGACGTGCGCACCCTGATCGGCGCGTCCAACGTCAACCAGCCGAAGGGCAACTTCGATGGCCCGACCCGGGTGTCGATGCTCGACGCCAACGACCAGCTGCGCTCGCCCGAGGAATACGCCAACCTCATCCTCGCCTACAACAATGGCGCGCCGCTACGCCTGAAGGACGTCGCCGAAATCGTCGACGGTGCCGAAAACGAACGCCTGGCCGCCTGGGCCAACCAGAACCAGGCCGTGCTGCTGAACATCCAGCGCCAGCCCGGTGCCAACGTCATCGAGGTGGTCGACCGCATCAAGCAGTTGCTGCCATCGATCACCGACAACCTGCCGGCTGGCCTCGATGTGTCGGTGCTCACCGACCGCACCCAGACCATCCGCGCTGCGGTCAAGGACGTGCAGCATGAGCTGCTGATCGCCATCGTGCTGGTGGTGATGGTCACGTTCGTGTTCCTGCGCCGCTTCAGCGCCACCATCATCCCCTCGATCGCCGTACCGCTGTCGCTGATCGGCACCTTCGGCGTGATGTACCTGGCCGGCTTCTCGGTCAACAACCTGACGCTGATGGCCCTGACCATCGCCACCGGCTTCGTGGTCGACGACGCCATCGTCATGCTCGAGAACATCTCGCGCCACATCGAGGAAGGCGAGACGCCGCTGCAGGCGGCACTCAAGGGCGCCAAGCAGATCGGCTTCACCCTGATCTCGCTGACGTTCTCGCTGATCGCCGTACTGATCCCGTTGCTGTTCATGGCCGACGTGGTTGGCCGGTTGTTCCGCGAATTCGCCATCACCCTGGCGGTGGCGATCCTGATTTCCCTGGTGGTGTCGCTGACCCTGACGCCGATGATGTGCGCGCGCCTGCTCAAGCGTGAGCCCAAGGAAGACGAGCAGGGCCGCTTCTACCGCGCCAGCGGTGCCTGGATCGACTGGATGATCGAGCACTACGGCCGCGGCCTGCAGTGGGTGCTCAAGCACCAGCCGCTGACCTTGCTGGTGGCCGTGGCCACCCTGGCGCTCACCGTGCTGCTGTACCTGGTGGTGCCCAAGGGCTTCTTCCCGGTGCAGGACACCGGGGTGATCCAGGGTATTTCCGAGGCGCCGCAGTCCACCTCGTTCGCCGCCATGAGCGAGCGCCAGCAGGCCCTGAGCAAGGTCATCCTGCAGGACCCGGCGGTGCAGAGCCTGTCGTCCTACATCGGTGTCGATGGCGACAACGCCACGCTCAACAGCGGCCGCCTGCTGATCAACCTCAAGCCCCATGGCGAGCGGGATGTCACCGCCGGTGAGGTGATCAGCCGCCTGCAGCCGCAACTCGACAAGCTGGTCGGCATCCGCCTGTTCATGCAGCCGGTGCAGGACCTGAGCATCGAGGACCGGGTCAGCCGCACCCAATACCAGTTCAGCCTGTCGTCGCCCGATGCCGACCTGCTGGCGCAGTGGAGCGGCAAGCTGGTGCATGCCCTGCAGCAGCGCCCGGAGTTGCAGGACGTGGCCAGCGACCTGCAGGACAAGGGCCTGCAGGTGTACCTGGTGATCGACCGTGACATGGCCAGCCGCCTGGGCATCAGTGTGTCGCAGATCACCAACGCCCTGTACGACGCCTTCGGCCAGCGGCAGATTTCCACCATCTACACCCAAGCCAGCCAGTACCGCGTGGTGCTGCAGTCGCAGGACGCGGCAGTGATCGGCCCGCAGGCGCTGGAGTCGATCCACGTCAAGGCCACCGACGGCGGCCAGGTGCGGCTGTCGGCGCTGGCGCGCATCGAGCAGCGCCAGGCGCAGCTGGCCATTTCCCACATCGGTCAGTTCCCGGCGGTAACCTTGTCGTTCAACCTGGCCCATGGCGCGTCGCTGGGCGAGGCGGTCAAGGTGATCGAGCAGGTGCAGCAGGACATCGGCATGCCGCTTGGCGTGCAGACCCGCTTCCAGGGCGCCGCCGAAGCCTTCCAGGCCTCGCTGTCGAGCACCTTGCTGCTGATCCTGGCGGCGGTGGTGACCATGTATATCGTGCTGGGCGTGCTCTACGAGAGCTACATCCACCCGGTGACCATCCTCTCGACCTTGCCGTCGGCGGCGGTCGGCGCCTTGCTGGCGTTGATCCTCAGCGGCAACGACCTGGGCATGATCGCCATCATCGGCATCATCCTGCTGATCGGCATCGTCAAGAAGAATGCGATCATGATGATCGACTTCGCCCTCGAGGCCGAGCGTAATCAGGGCATGAGCCCGCAGGATGCGATCTACCAGGCAGCGCTGCTGCGCTTCCGGCCGATCCTGATGACCACCTTGGCCGCGCTGTTCGGCGCCGTGCCGTTGATGCTGGCTACCGGCTCCGGTGCCGAGCTGCGTCAGCCGCTGGGCCTGGTGATGGTCGGCGGCCTGCTGGTCAGCCAGGTGCTGACGCTGTTTACCACGCCGGTCATCTACCTGTACTTCGACCGCCTGGCGCGCCGCTGGCGCCCGGCCGCTGACGCGCAGCAGGCCGAGGCATGA